In a single window of the Raphanus sativus cultivar WK10039 chromosome 9, ASM80110v3, whole genome shotgun sequence genome:
- the LOC108827468 gene encoding uncharacterized protein LOC108827468, whose amino-acid sequence MEEEKKKEGSYRYWVREATADAAPPPQPQKLTNNNNDVASNAPPALGSLWNQAGTWEEKNLTKWATDRLKELLVSVGSLQFSSGKAEIIDVSRCVGDAFLVTVRNKKRVGYTYELSLKVQGEWSVNEDAKKVKGSLDIPEFSFGELDDLEVNVKLSEDKELSQQLKQQVRLDMKQFLEPIRLKLAQFEQELKDR is encoded by the exons atggaggaggagaagaagaaagagggaTCGTATAGGTACTGGGTGAGAGAAGCCACAGCGGACGCAGCTCCTCCTCCTCAGCCACAAAAGctcaccaacaacaacaacgacgtCGCTTCCAATGCTCCTCCTGCCCTCGGCTCCCTCTGGAATCAG GCTGGCACTTGGGAGGAAAAAAATCTCACTAAATGGGCCACTGATCGATTAaag GAGCTGCTGGTGTCAGTGGGTTCACTTCAATTCTCTTCTGGAAAAGCTGAGATTATAGATGTTAGCAGATGTGTTGGAGAT GCTTTCTTGGTCACTGTTCGGAACAAGAAAAGAGTTGGCTACACTTACGAGCTTTCCCTCAAAGTCCAAG GAGAGTGGTCTGTTAACGAGGACGCAAAAAAGGTGAAGGGGAGTCTCGACATTCCTGAGTTCTCATTCGGCGAGCTTGATGATCTTGAG GTGAATGTGAAGCTCAGTGAAGACAAAGAGCTTTCCCAGCAACTGAAGCAGCAAGTTCGGTTGGATATGAAGCAGTTCTTGGAGCCTATACGCCTTAAACTTGCTCAGTTcgagcaggaactcaaagatcgATAG
- the LOC108827467 gene encoding protein REPRESSOR OF SILENCING 3 isoform X3, with protein sequence MEGGGSGGGVRLHVGGLGESVGRDDLLKIFSPMGSVEAIEFVRTKGRSFAYIDFSPASENSLTKLFSTYNGCKWKGGKLRLEKAKEHYMARLKREWAESASVPTDETVKAPDKSSAPSTHLNIFFPRLRKVKAMPLSGTGKHKYSFQRVAVPSLLPKTFCDCEEHSASLTPRETHARDLEAINVGINEEEVNIMNSVMNKLLQRDDSIIINEKDDSFVNENDEIIVDTKDNIVINVVSNGKDMMDTELDILSRKRKSMLDQTPAGEGAKGKPIHPNKKRQSIIPEGSGRQEASLAIREKKKPSEVDPDEPSRTTGVKRSTDNISWSQKSSWKALVANGTSSNFSVSSFLPDFSSSKAVQPASDTDVEGSDHTESEDTHVEGSEHSESEESDVEGSEPEESDVEGSEHSEPDDNDVEGSEHSEPEDADVVGSDHSEPEDADVEGSDLSEPEDAEGSDHSEPEDTDLVGSDHSEPEDTVVADISVDAETVELAASTEGDGEDRSLNVEKDENLAEDSDAEKESSEDSVDHDVDEEETERGELEGCKKSAGGSLWLQKASWTQLVRDQNASFSITQLFPGSASDKSEAVSVSDSGDGQFSNSNQSGTGMKQRDDSYSTNGVEAAVVHGASSSTALRNLKENEQIVKAKNASGGSRLGAKKPIRREIGSGETCAFMRSETSVNEWKRAKKALGEPGRKKKSEE encoded by the exons atggaGGGAGGCGGAAGCGGCGGCGGCGTTAGGCTTCACGTCGGAGGATTAGGAGAGAGCGTCGGGAGAGACGATCTTCTCAAGATCTTCTCTCCGATGGGCTCCGTCGAAGCTATCGAATTCGTCAGGACAAAAGGTCGCTCCTTTGCTTACATCGACTTCTCTCCCGCCTCGGAGAACTCACTCACCAAGCTCTTCTCCACG TACAATGGATGCAAGTGGAAAGGAGGGAAGCTGCGGCTGGAGAAAGCGAAAGAGCATTACATGGCTCGATTGAAGAGGGAATGGGCTGAGTCAGCTTCTGTTCCCACTGATGAGACTGTTAAAGCTCCCGACAAGTCATCAGCTCCTTCCACTCACCTTAACATCTTCTTTCCCAGACTCAGAAAG GTGAAAGCTATGCCATTAAGTGGAACTGGTAAACATAAGTATAGTTTCCAGCGTGTTGCGGTGCCGTCTCTTCTTCCCAAGACCTTTTGTGATTGTGAAGAGCATTCTGCTTCTCTCACTCCTCGGGAGACTCATGCTCGTGATCTTGAAGCGATTAATGTGGGGATTAACGAAGAAGAGGTGAATATTATGAACTCTGTGATGAATAAGCTTCTTCAGAGAGATGACAGCATCATCATCAATGAGAAAGATGACAGCTTCGTCAATGAGAACGATGAGATCATCGTAGATACCAAAGATAACATCGTCATCAATGTGGTATCTAATGGGAAGGACATGATGGACACTGAGCTGGATATCTTATCAAGAAAACGG AAATCAATGCTCGATCAAACACCAGCTGGTGAGGGAGCAAAGGGGAAACCCATTCATCCAAACAAAAAGAGGCAATCAATCATCCCAGAGGGAAGTGGAAGACAGGAAGCTTCACTTGCCATACGTGAAAAGAAGAAGCCTTCTGAAGTGGATCCGGATGAACCAAGCAGAACAACAGGTGTCAAGAGGTCGACTGACAATATTTCCTGGTCCCAAAAGTCTTCCTGGAAAGCACTTGTGGCCAATGGAACCAGCAGTAATTTTAGCGTATCAAGTTTCTTGCCTGATTTTAGCTCCAGTAAAGCAGTACAACCTGCATCAGACACTGACGTTGAAGGTTCAGACCACACAGAGTCAGAAGATACTCACGTTGAAGGCTCAGAGCACTCAGAGTCAGAAGAGTCTGACGTTGAAGGTTCAGAGCCAGAAGAGTCTGACGTTGAAGGTTCAGAGCACTCAGAGCCAGATGATAATGACGTTGAAGGTTCAGAGCACTCAGAGCCAGAAGATGCTGACGTTGTAGGTTCAGACCACTCAGAGCCAGAAGATGCTGACGTTGAAGGTTCAGACCTCTCAGAGCCAGAAGATGCTGAAG GTTCAGACCACTCAGAGCCAGAAGATACTGACCTTGTAGGTTCAGACCACTCAGAGCCAGAAGATACTGTTGTTGCTGACATAAGCGTGGATGCTGAAACGGTTGAACTTGCAGCAAGTACCGAGGGCGATGGTGAGGATAGAAGTCTGAACGTGGAAAAGGATGAGAACTTAGCCGAGGATTCGGATGCAGAAAAGGAAAGCTCAGAGGATAGTGTGGATCATGATGTGGACGaagaagagacagagagaggaGAGTTGGAAGGCTGTAAGAAGTCAGCAGGAGGTTCATTATGGCTTCAGAAGGCTTCTTGGACTCAGCTGGTTAGGGACCAGAATGCTTCATTCAGTATTACTCAACTCTTCCCGGGTTCAGCTTCTGACAAGAGTGAAGCGGTTAGCGTGAGCGACAGTGGAGATGGCCAGTTCTCCAACTCTAACCAGAGTGGAACTGGAATGAAACAAAGGGACGACTCGTATAGCACGAATGGTGTTGAGGCTGCGGTAGTCCACGGGGCTAGCAGTAGTACCGCTCTGAGAAATTTAAAGGAGAATGAGCAGATTGTGAAGGCAAAGAATGCGAGTGGGGGAAGTAGATTGGGTGCGAAGAAGCCGATTAGGAGAGAGATTGGGTCAGGGGAGACTTGCGCTTTTATGAGAAGCGAGACTTCTGTGAATGAGTGGAAAAGGGCTAAGAAGGCATTGGGTGAGCctggaagaaagaagaaaagtgaAGAATGA
- the LOC108827467 gene encoding protein REPRESSOR OF SILENCING 3 isoform X1 codes for MEGGGSGGGVRLHVGGLGESVGRDDLLKIFSPMGSVEAIEFVRTKGRSFAYIDFSPASENSLTKLFSTYNGCKWKGGKLRLEKAKEHYMARLKREWAESASVPTDETVKAPDKSSAPSTHLNIFFPRLRKVKAMPLSGTGKHKYSFQRVAVPSLLPKTFCDCEEHSASLTPRETHARDLEAINVGINEEEVNIMNSVMNKLLQRDDSIIINEKDDSFVNENDEIIVDTKDNIVINVVSNGKDMMDTELDILSRKRKSMLDQTPAGEGAKGKPIHPNKKRQSIIPEGSGRQEASLAIREKKKPSEVDPDEPSRTTGVKRSTDNISWSQKSSWKALVANGTSSNFSVSSFLPDFSSSKAVQPASDTDVEGSDHTESEDTHVEGSEHSESEESDVEGSEPEESDVEGSEHSEPDDNDVEGSEHSEPEDADVVGSDHSEPEDADVEGSDLSEPEDAEGSDHSEPEDTDLVGSDHSEPEDTDLVGSDHSEPEDTVVADISVDAETVELAASTEGDGEDRSLNVEKDENLAEDSDAEKESSEDSVDHDVDEEETERGELEGCKKSAGGSLWLQKASWTQLVRDQNASFSITQLFPGSASDKSEAVSVSDSGDGQFSNSNQSGTGMKQRDDSYSTNGVEAAVVHGASSSTALRNLKENEQIVKAKNASGGSRLGAKKPIRREIGSGETCAFMRSETSVNEWKRAKKALGEPGRKKKSEE; via the exons atggaGGGAGGCGGAAGCGGCGGCGGCGTTAGGCTTCACGTCGGAGGATTAGGAGAGAGCGTCGGGAGAGACGATCTTCTCAAGATCTTCTCTCCGATGGGCTCCGTCGAAGCTATCGAATTCGTCAGGACAAAAGGTCGCTCCTTTGCTTACATCGACTTCTCTCCCGCCTCGGAGAACTCACTCACCAAGCTCTTCTCCACG TACAATGGATGCAAGTGGAAAGGAGGGAAGCTGCGGCTGGAGAAAGCGAAAGAGCATTACATGGCTCGATTGAAGAGGGAATGGGCTGAGTCAGCTTCTGTTCCCACTGATGAGACTGTTAAAGCTCCCGACAAGTCATCAGCTCCTTCCACTCACCTTAACATCTTCTTTCCCAGACTCAGAAAG GTGAAAGCTATGCCATTAAGTGGAACTGGTAAACATAAGTATAGTTTCCAGCGTGTTGCGGTGCCGTCTCTTCTTCCCAAGACCTTTTGTGATTGTGAAGAGCATTCTGCTTCTCTCACTCCTCGGGAGACTCATGCTCGTGATCTTGAAGCGATTAATGTGGGGATTAACGAAGAAGAGGTGAATATTATGAACTCTGTGATGAATAAGCTTCTTCAGAGAGATGACAGCATCATCATCAATGAGAAAGATGACAGCTTCGTCAATGAGAACGATGAGATCATCGTAGATACCAAAGATAACATCGTCATCAATGTGGTATCTAATGGGAAGGACATGATGGACACTGAGCTGGATATCTTATCAAGAAAACGG AAATCAATGCTCGATCAAACACCAGCTGGTGAGGGAGCAAAGGGGAAACCCATTCATCCAAACAAAAAGAGGCAATCAATCATCCCAGAGGGAAGTGGAAGACAGGAAGCTTCACTTGCCATACGTGAAAAGAAGAAGCCTTCTGAAGTGGATCCGGATGAACCAAGCAGAACAACAGGTGTCAAGAGGTCGACTGACAATATTTCCTGGTCCCAAAAGTCTTCCTGGAAAGCACTTGTGGCCAATGGAACCAGCAGTAATTTTAGCGTATCAAGTTTCTTGCCTGATTTTAGCTCCAGTAAAGCAGTACAACCTGCATCAGACACTGACGTTGAAGGTTCAGACCACACAGAGTCAGAAGATACTCACGTTGAAGGCTCAGAGCACTCAGAGTCAGAAGAGTCTGACGTTGAAGGTTCAGAGCCAGAAGAGTCTGACGTTGAAGGTTCAGAGCACTCAGAGCCAGATGATAATGACGTTGAAGGTTCAGAGCACTCAGAGCCAGAAGATGCTGACGTTGTAGGTTCAGACCACTCAGAGCCAGAAGATGCTGACGTTGAAGGTTCAGACCTCTCAGAGCCAGAAGATGCTGAAGGTTCAGACCACTCAGAGCCAGAAGATACTGACCTTGTAGGTTCAGACCACTCAGAGCCAGAAGATACTGACCTTGTAGGTTCAGACCACTCAGAGCCAGAAGATACTGTTGTTGCTGACATAAGCGTGGATGCTGAAACGGTTGAACTTGCAGCAAGTACCGAGGGCGATGGTGAGGATAGAAGTCTGAACGTGGAAAAGGATGAGAACTTAGCCGAGGATTCGGATGCAGAAAAGGAAAGCTCAGAGGATAGTGTGGATCATGATGTGGACGaagaagagacagagagaggaGAGTTGGAAGGCTGTAAGAAGTCAGCAGGAGGTTCATTATGGCTTCAGAAGGCTTCTTGGACTCAGCTGGTTAGGGACCAGAATGCTTCATTCAGTATTACTCAACTCTTCCCGGGTTCAGCTTCTGACAAGAGTGAAGCGGTTAGCGTGAGCGACAGTGGAGATGGCCAGTTCTCCAACTCTAACCAGAGTGGAACTGGAATGAAACAAAGGGACGACTCGTATAGCACGAATGGTGTTGAGGCTGCGGTAGTCCACGGGGCTAGCAGTAGTACCGCTCTGAGAAATTTAAAGGAGAATGAGCAGATTGTGAAGGCAAAGAATGCGAGTGGGGGAAGTAGATTGGGTGCGAAGAAGCCGATTAGGAGAGAGATTGGGTCAGGGGAGACTTGCGCTTTTATGAGAAGCGAGACTTCTGTGAATGAGTGGAAAAGGGCTAAGAAGGCATTGGGTGAGCctggaagaaagaagaaaagtgaAGAATGA
- the LOC108827467 gene encoding protein REPRESSOR OF SILENCING 3 isoform X2 has protein sequence MEGGGSGGGVRLHVGGLGESVGRDDLLKIFSPMGSVEAIEFVRTKGRSFAYIDFSPASENSLTKLFSTYNGCKWKGGKLRLEKAKEHYMARLKREWAESASVPTDETVKAPDKSSAPSTHLNIFFPRLRKVKAMPLSGTGKHKYSFQRVAVPSLLPKTFCDCEEHSASLTPRETHARDLEAINVGINEEEVNIMNSVMNKLLQRDDSIIINEKDDSFVNENDEIIVDTKDNIVINVVSNGKDMMDTELDILSRKRKSMLDQTPAGEGAKGKPIHPNKKRQSIIPEGSGRQEASLAIREKKKPSEVDPDEPSRTTGVKRSTDNISWSQKSSWKALVANGTSSNFSVSSFLPDFSSSKAVQPASDTDVEGSDHTESEDTHVEGSEHSESEESDVEGSEHSEPDDNDVEGSEHSEPEDADVVGSDHSEPEDADVEGSDLSEPEDAEGSDHSEPEDTDLVGSDHSEPEDTDLVGSDHSEPEDTVVADISVDAETVELAASTEGDGEDRSLNVEKDENLAEDSDAEKESSEDSVDHDVDEEETERGELEGCKKSAGGSLWLQKASWTQLVRDQNASFSITQLFPGSASDKSEAVSVSDSGDGQFSNSNQSGTGMKQRDDSYSTNGVEAAVVHGASSSTALRNLKENEQIVKAKNASGGSRLGAKKPIRREIGSGETCAFMRSETSVNEWKRAKKALGEPGRKKKSEE, from the exons atggaGGGAGGCGGAAGCGGCGGCGGCGTTAGGCTTCACGTCGGAGGATTAGGAGAGAGCGTCGGGAGAGACGATCTTCTCAAGATCTTCTCTCCGATGGGCTCCGTCGAAGCTATCGAATTCGTCAGGACAAAAGGTCGCTCCTTTGCTTACATCGACTTCTCTCCCGCCTCGGAGAACTCACTCACCAAGCTCTTCTCCACG TACAATGGATGCAAGTGGAAAGGAGGGAAGCTGCGGCTGGAGAAAGCGAAAGAGCATTACATGGCTCGATTGAAGAGGGAATGGGCTGAGTCAGCTTCTGTTCCCACTGATGAGACTGTTAAAGCTCCCGACAAGTCATCAGCTCCTTCCACTCACCTTAACATCTTCTTTCCCAGACTCAGAAAG GTGAAAGCTATGCCATTAAGTGGAACTGGTAAACATAAGTATAGTTTCCAGCGTGTTGCGGTGCCGTCTCTTCTTCCCAAGACCTTTTGTGATTGTGAAGAGCATTCTGCTTCTCTCACTCCTCGGGAGACTCATGCTCGTGATCTTGAAGCGATTAATGTGGGGATTAACGAAGAAGAGGTGAATATTATGAACTCTGTGATGAATAAGCTTCTTCAGAGAGATGACAGCATCATCATCAATGAGAAAGATGACAGCTTCGTCAATGAGAACGATGAGATCATCGTAGATACCAAAGATAACATCGTCATCAATGTGGTATCTAATGGGAAGGACATGATGGACACTGAGCTGGATATCTTATCAAGAAAACGG AAATCAATGCTCGATCAAACACCAGCTGGTGAGGGAGCAAAGGGGAAACCCATTCATCCAAACAAAAAGAGGCAATCAATCATCCCAGAGGGAAGTGGAAGACAGGAAGCTTCACTTGCCATACGTGAAAAGAAGAAGCCTTCTGAAGTGGATCCGGATGAACCAAGCAGAACAACAGGTGTCAAGAGGTCGACTGACAATATTTCCTGGTCCCAAAAGTCTTCCTGGAAAGCACTTGTGGCCAATGGAACCAGCAGTAATTTTAGCGTATCAAGTTTCTTGCCTGATTTTAGCTCCAGTAAAGCAGTACAACCTGCATCAGACACTGACGTTGAAGGTTCAGACCACACAGAGTCAGAAGATACTCACGTTGAAGGCTCAGAGCACTCAGAGTCAGAAGAGTCTGACGTTGAAG GTTCAGAGCACTCAGAGCCAGATGATAATGACGTTGAAGGTTCAGAGCACTCAGAGCCAGAAGATGCTGACGTTGTAGGTTCAGACCACTCAGAGCCAGAAGATGCTGACGTTGAAGGTTCAGACCTCTCAGAGCCAGAAGATGCTGAAGGTTCAGACCACTCAGAGCCAGAAGATACTGACCTTGTAGGTTCAGACCACTCAGAGCCAGAAGATACTGACCTTGTAGGTTCAGACCACTCAGAGCCAGAAGATACTGTTGTTGCTGACATAAGCGTGGATGCTGAAACGGTTGAACTTGCAGCAAGTACCGAGGGCGATGGTGAGGATAGAAGTCTGAACGTGGAAAAGGATGAGAACTTAGCCGAGGATTCGGATGCAGAAAAGGAAAGCTCAGAGGATAGTGTGGATCATGATGTGGACGaagaagagacagagagaggaGAGTTGGAAGGCTGTAAGAAGTCAGCAGGAGGTTCATTATGGCTTCAGAAGGCTTCTTGGACTCAGCTGGTTAGGGACCAGAATGCTTCATTCAGTATTACTCAACTCTTCCCGGGTTCAGCTTCTGACAAGAGTGAAGCGGTTAGCGTGAGCGACAGTGGAGATGGCCAGTTCTCCAACTCTAACCAGAGTGGAACTGGAATGAAACAAAGGGACGACTCGTATAGCACGAATGGTGTTGAGGCTGCGGTAGTCCACGGGGCTAGCAGTAGTACCGCTCTGAGAAATTTAAAGGAGAATGAGCAGATTGTGAAGGCAAAGAATGCGAGTGGGGGAAGTAGATTGGGTGCGAAGAAGCCGATTAGGAGAGAGATTGGGTCAGGGGAGACTTGCGCTTTTATGAGAAGCGAGACTTCTGTGAATGAGTGGAAAAGGGCTAAGAAGGCATTGGGTGAGCctggaagaaagaagaaaagtgaAGAATGA
- the LOC108827469 gene encoding uncharacterized protein LOC108827469, which yields MRRFGAGNRSVSKLVITICVAILFLPSLSYGAPRGKASVFSLFNLKEKSRFWSESVFRNEFDDLESSVHSNSGVVNYTKAGTIASYLELMEVDAVYLPVPVNFIFIGFDGKGNQDFKLLPEELERWFSKLDHVFEHTRVPQTKEVPNPFYKTNFEKELTHHLPIISRLNYNFSVHAIQMGEKVTSVIERAINVLARKDDVSRDEESALRQVDTDMMEFIFSSLVEYFHLGDAYNVFVLNPKRDIRKGGYGYRRGFSDSEISYLKENKDVIKKLLQSGKPSENILAFDMVRKPLYQKHPMLKFSWTNAEETDTAEWYNACQDALNKLEQLSHGKDAAELIQSKVLQLLNGKNEDMKIFLEKGLKAGDISNLNAECLTDTWIGKGRWAFIDLSAGPFSWGPSVGGEGVRTELSLPNVGKTIGAVAEISEDEAEEKLQVAIQDKFSVFGEKDHQAVDILLAEIDVYELFAFKHCKGRKVKLALCEELDERMRDLKTELQSLEGDAHDEIHQRKAMEALKRMESWNLFSDEHEEFQNYTVARDTFLAHLGATLWGSMRHIISPSVADGAFHHYEKVSFQLFFITQEKVRQIKQLPVDLKALMDGLSSLLLPSQKPMFSQHMLTLSEDPALAMAFSVSRRAAAVPLLLVNGTYRKTVRSYLDSSILQYQLQRLNDHTSLKGGHAHSRSTLEIPIFWLINGDPLLIDKHYQAKALSNMVVVVQSEASSWESHLQCNGRSLLWDLRSPVKAAMASVAEHLAGILPLHLVYSVAHESAIEDWTWSVGCNPFSTTSQGWQISQFQSDTIARSYIITVLEESIQAVNSGIHLLRLERTNEKSFKIFKSRERELMNKYKYVISLWRRLSNIAGETRYGDAMRFLYTLEEATDGFVREVNATVEVLHPIHCSKERKVKVEMDMTTVPAILVVLVLLYAVFKPRAPKPKIN from the exons ATGCGTAGATTCGGGGCTGGGAACAGATCCGTCTCCAAGCTCGTGATCACCATCTGCGTTGCTATCCTG TTCTTGCCATCTCTATCGTATGGAGCTCCACGAGGAAAGGCTTCGGTGTTTTCCTTGTTCAATCTCAAGGAAAAGAGCAGGTTTTGGAGCGAGTCTGTCTTTCGTAACG AATTTGATGATCTGGAGTCTTCAGTCCACTCGAATTCGGGTGTGGTGAACTACACAAAGGCAGGAACCATTGCGAGTTACCTAGAGCTTATGGAAGTTGATGCTGTCTATCTCCCCGTCCCAGTCAATTTCATTTTCATTGGGTTTGATGGGAAAGGAAACCAAG ACTTCAAACTCCTTCCTGAGGAACTTGAGCGTTGGTTCAGTAAACTTGATCACGTGTTTGAGCACACACGAGTTCCCCAAACCAAAGAAGTTCCCAATCCCTTTTACAAGACTAACTTTGAAAAGGAGTTGACACACCATCTTCCTATCATTAGTCGCCTCAACTACAA CTTTTCTGTTCATGCTATACAAATGGGGGAAAAGGTGACTTCAGTTATCGAGCGTGCCATCAATGTTTTAGCACGCAAGGATGACGTTTCTAG AGATGAGGAAAGTGCTCTAAGACAAGTTGATACTGACATGATGGAATTCATTTTCTCTAGCCTTGTCGAATATTTTCATCTCGGTGATGCATACAATGTATTTGTTCTGAATCCTAAACGTGATATTAGAAAAGGCGGATATGGATACCG GAGAGGGTTTTCAGACTCAGAGATATCTTATCTGAAAGAG AACAAGGACGTTATTAAAAAACTTCTTCAGTCTGGAAAACCAtcagaaaatattttag CATTTGATATGGTGAGGAAGCCCTTGTACCAGAAGCATCCAATGCTTAAATTTTCCTGGACAAATGCGGAGGAGACTGATACG GCCGAGTGGTACAATGCATGCCAGGATGCTCTTAACAAATTGGAACAGCTATCCCACGGTAAAGATGCAGCCGAGCTCATTCAGAGTAAAGTTTTGCAG TTGCTTAACGGGAAGAATGAGGATATGAAGATTTTTCTggaaaagggtttaaaagctgGAGACATTAGCAATCTTAACGCAGAATGTCTGACTGATACTTGGATCGGAAAGGGCAG GTGGGCATTCATCGATTTATCTGCTGGCCCTTTTTCATGGGGACCTTCTGTCGGTGGGGAAGGAGTGCGGACGGAACTTAGTTTGCCAAATGTGGGAAAGACCATTGGTGCAGTTGCAG AAATATCTGAAGATGAAGCAGAAGAAAAACTCCAAGTTGCAATCCAGGATAAATTTTCTGTATTTGGAGAG AAAGATCATCAGGCTGTTGACATTCTTCTAGCGGAGATTGATGTATATGAACTATTTGCTTTTAAGCACTGCAAGGGAAGGAAGGTGAAGCTTGCTCTTTGTGAAG AACTTGATGAGAGGATGCGGGATTTGAAAACTGAGCTTCAGTCACTTGAAGGAGATGCACATGATGAGATTCATCAGAGAAAAGCCATGGAGGCACTCAAACGAATGGAGAGCTGGAATTTGTTTAGCGATGAACATGAG GAGTTCCAAAATTACACAGTTGCACGAGATACTTTCCTTGCACATTTAGGTGCTACTCTCTGGGGATCCATGAGACATATAATATCACCCTCAGTTGCCGATGGTGCATTTCATCATTATGAGAAGGTCTCTTTTCAGCTTTTCTTCATCACACAAGAG aAAGTTCGACAAATCAAACAGCTGCCAGTTGATCTCAAGGCCCTCATGGATGGACTTTCTTCACTGTTGTTACCTTCTCAGAAACCTATGTTCAGCCAACATAT GTTAACCCTATCTGAGGATCCTGCCTTGGCTATGGCGTTTTCAGTATCCCGAAGGGCAGCTGCTGTCCCTCTATTGCTTGTCAATGGGACTTACCGGAAGACAGTTCGTTCATATCTCGATTCATCAATCCTCCAATACCAATTACAGAGGCTGAACGATCACACTTCCCTTAAAG GAGGCCATGCCCACAGCAGGTCTACTCTTGAAATCCCTATCTTTTGGCTCATCAATGGGGATCCGCTGCTGATTGACAAACATTATCAAGCAAAGGCGCTTTCAAATATGGTCGTTGTTGTTCAGTCGGAGGCATCTTCATGGGAGAGCCATTTGCAATGCAATGGTCGATCACTTTTATGGGATCTAAG GAGCCCGGTGAAAGCGGCCATGGCTTCTGTTGCTGAACACCTAGCCGGaattcttcctcttcatcttgtCTACAGTGTAGCTCATGAAAGTGCAATTGAG GATTGGACATGGTCAGTGGGTTGCAATCCATTTTCCACAACTTCTCAAGGTTGGCAGATTTCACAGTTTCAATCTGACACAATTGCTCGGAGCTATATAATTACGGTGCTTGAAGAGTCGATACAAGCAGTCAATTCAGGGATTCATCTTCTGCGGCTGGAGCGAACGA ATGAAAAATCGTTCAAGATTTTCAAATCGAGGGAACGTGAGCTGATGAACAAGTACAAGTACGTGATCAGCCTGTGGAGACGA CTTTCGAATATCGCGGGAGAAACACGTTATGGGGACGCCATGAGGTTTCTGTATACCTTAGAGGAAGCCACAGACGG ATTCGTAAGAGAAGTGAATGCAACAGTGGAGGTTTTGCACCCAATTCACTGTTCAAAAGAGAGGAAGGTGAAAGTGGAAATGGACATGACAACAGTTCCCGCCATACTCGTAGTTCTGGTACTTCTTTACGCTGTCTTCAAGCCAAGAGCTCCTAAGCCAAAGATCAACTGA